GACCTTCAGGTACCCCCGACTCCCTTGATTTGACGGGCGGTGTGTACAAAATTCGAGAACGTATTCACCGTGCCATGGCTGATACACGGTTACTAGCGATTCCGGCTTCATGGGGGCGAATTGCAGCCCCCAATCCGAACTGAGACCAGTTTTAGGGGATTAGCTCCGCGTTGCCGCTTGGCGTCCCTTTGTACTGGCCATTGTAGCGCGTGTGTAGCCCAAGGCGTAAGGGTCATGCTGATTTGACGTCGTCCCTTCCTTAACCGAACGTCTCACGACACGAGCTGACGACAACCATGCAACACCTGTCACTCGGTTCCCGAAGGCACTCCTCCGTTTCCGGAGGATTCCGAGGATGTCAAGCCTTGGTGAGGTTCCTCGCTTACTATCGAATTAAACCACACGCTCCACCGCTTGTGCGAATTCCCGTCAATTCCTTTGAGTTTTAGCCTTGCGGCCGTACTCCCCAGGCGGGGTACTTAACGCGTTTGCTTTTTTAGAGGCGGCACTGGGAGGGTCGAGCTCTCAATGCCTAGTACCCATCGTTTACGGCGTGGACTACTGGGGTATCTAATCCCATTCGCGACCCACGCTTTCGTCCCTGAGTGTCAGGACAGTTCCAGCACGCTGCCTTCGCATTTGGTGTTCTGGCTGAGATTAACGGATTTTACTCCTACACCAGCCATTCCACGTGCCTCTCCCTGCCTCAAGCTGCGCCATCTCTCCGGCAGCCCTACGGTTGAGCCGTAGGATTTGACCAGAGATGCGCGCAACCACCTGCGGACGCTTTACGCCTAATAACACCGGACAACGCTTGGGACCTTCGTATTACCGCTGCTGCTGGCACGAAGTTAGCAGTCCCTTATTCCCCAGGTACTGTCAGAAATTCATCCCTGGGAAAAGCAGTTTACGACCCGAAGGCCTTCATCCTGCACGCGGCGTCGCTCCGTCACCCTTTCGGGCATTGCGGAAGATTCTCGACTGCAGCCTCCCGTAGGAGTCCGGGCAGTGTTTCAGTCCCGGTGAGGCGGGTCGTACGTTAATACCCGCTATCCGTCGTAGCCTTGGTAGGCCGTTACCCTACCAACAAGCTGATGGACCATAGGCCCCTCCCTTGGTGATAAATCTTTACTCGTTGCACTTGCGTGCAACGAGACTATGAGGAATTATCCAACCTTTCGGTTGATTATGCCTCGCCAAGGGGTAGGTTACCAATGTGTTACGCACCCGTTTGCCATGCCCTTGCGGGCATTCGACTTGCATGCCTAAGACACGCCGCCAGCGTTCATCCTGAGCCAGGTAGAATAGACGTTTTGCAACTATATCATTGCTCAAGTTTACCCCCGCGAAAGCGGGGGTTAGTGGCGCTTACCAAGAGTTTTGGGAAACTCTGGTAAACATGAGTTGTCAAAGAGATAAAAAATGCCTGCCCAAGAGGCAGACACACGACAAGATACAGTCTCGTTTTGTTGATAGTATTGAATATATCCTATCGTGTGTCTCCTGAACTGAATTGATTACTGCTAACTACTCGTAGTATAGCGCAGGCGCGTATAAGTGTCAAGAAGGGGGTTGTGGACGTTTTGTGGGCTGTTTTCGCTTGCTTTTGCGCCATTTTGCGATTTCGGCGTGGTTTCCGGAAAGCAAAATTTCCGGCACTTTCAACTCTTTTTTATCATCAGTGATAAAAATTTCGGGCCGGGTATACTGCGGGTACTCGCTGGAATTCTCGTCGCTAAAGGATTCTTCGCGGGATGACTCATCTTTGCCCAGCACGCCCGGAATGAGCCTGCTCGCGGCCTCAACCACGGCCAGGGCAGGCAGTTCTCCGCCGCTTAAGACAAAATCGCCGATTGAAATTTGCTCATCAACAAATTCAGCAACACGCTCATCAATGCCCTCGTACCGGCCTGCGATGAGGATGATTTGATCGTATTGGGTTAGCCGCTGCGCATCTCTTTGTGTGAATCGTTTACCTCGTGGAGTAAGGAGAATGATTCTAGTGTCATTGCGAGGAGCCGCTCGTATGTCGTTGATGGCTCGGTATAGCGGCTCCGCCATCATGACCATGCCAACTCCGCCGCCGTACGGCGAATCATCCACGGTGCGGTGCGTATCGCTCGTGTAGTCCCGCAGGTTGTGTATGTTGATTTCAACCAGGCCATTTTTTTGCGCGCGAGCTAAAATAGACTCTTTTAGGTAAGAGTCAAAAATGTTGGGAAAAATTGTAATGATGTCAAATGTCATAAACCAAAAACCGTACTGGCATAAACCTAGCACGGTTTTTGTAATTTTTCAATCAGAGCGCGCGAGCCTCTTCGGCTGGCAGGTTACAGCTTGAGGTCGTCCACGGCGCTGGTGTCAATCGGATCCTCTTTCGGTGCTGCGGCCGCGGGCCGGGAGTAGTCGCGCCGCTCGCCTTCTTCGCGCGGCTTGCGTGGCG
This portion of the Parcubacteria group bacterium genome encodes:
- the trmD gene encoding tRNA (guanosine(37)-N1)-methyltransferase TrmD, producing the protein MTFDIITIFPNIFDSYLKESILARAQKNGLVEINIHNLRDYTSDTHRTVDDSPYGGGVGMVMMAEPLYRAINDIRAAPRNDTRIILLTPRGKRFTQRDAQRLTQYDQIILIAGRYEGIDERVAEFVDEQISIGDFVLSGGELPALAVVEAASRLIPGVLGKDESSREESFSDENSSEYPQYTRPEIFITDDKKELKVPEILLSGNHAEIAKWRKSKRKQPTKRPQPPS